The Bradysia coprophila strain Holo2 chromosome IV, BU_Bcop_v1, whole genome shotgun sequence genome includes a region encoding these proteins:
- the LOC119066891 gene encoding vacuolar protein sorting-associated protein 11 homolog — protein sequence MAIFEWRKFNFFDLQGNVDNGKVAEALKDATITSSTNGNNQIILCDSMGLIHLFNRNWDATSFKGHDGSISLCEIATQHNLLITVGDDESGSAPAFKVWNLSKTTKNAVSCLRTVRTALQKPTALGVSENGQFMAIGYDRGSISLYRGDISRDRSKNVKTLSGGISPITGIQFKQCGKVVQMFVCSDSGVLVYSLQHKDKEPKIVLDKTCEPTRCCALQKSSVGLNETHFMVGRDDAVYCYTIDGRGPCYALEGQKSIIQWFRSHLLTVSKPNKNTISTQKDSILTVIDISNKFIVFSSPIDATATILVEFGTCYIITTGNEVFHLDEKDLQSKLTLLFKKNLYDIAVRIAKSNQYDSEGLAEIFKQYGDHLYSKGDFAGAVEQYSKTIGYLEPSYIIRRFLDSRHINFLTDYLQALHKQGHATSDHTTLLLNCFTRLDRTDQLKEFLSNDTNPDIIFDLEVAIKVCRTASAEHALSLAKRNQKHDLSISILTEDQGAFFEALAYISNLKFSDAEANLKKYGFILMEKCPIETTELLKKLCTNYRERNARSDMDFLDASAHIDRANCEDFIHLFVNSPERLIDFLEHLVRNLTDCSQLVYNTLIEHYLCEWKTNPKLEERLMDIMKNHVESFDRNHVLILCSTYDYWPGIMLIYEEQKLYHLIVRHYLKNRDYNSLLNICKRLGQNQPQLWLQALTGLRKDKTAPANLLPQILQVIAQEKLQSPLQVLNCLAVENGPSLSSVREYFLQVFQKEYESTKQEEEAVEKYRSDSVVLKNHIKNLQETTIEFRGTLCDTCHQPLSMPALYFLCQHAYHQDCARGFSETDKDSPVCHKCHTKNDQLADALRAQSESRGQHELFHNLLDRSTEPFSVVAEYFGRGLFNEIVLVEEDNDEINRNVVEINQRNASQSQINPFNSYGAGAEAKLRIDEGSTAKNRQDPARKIPIPEARMRLQESNKFSTSLEANITRPPHIRDKSPKVTPFGSPRRPTNTISNSIANQRAKNPFDDDDGYDDAKNPFAEDDDGVTDADKNNPFEEYDNNLNPFA from the exons GGATCGGCGCCTGCATTCAAAGTGTGgaatttatcgaaaacaacCAAAAATGCCGTTTCCTGTCTACGAACGGTACGAACTGCCTTACAAAAGCCCACAGCGCTCGGTGTGTCCGAAAACGGGCAATTTATGGCTATCGGCTACGATCGCGGCAGTATTTCATTGTACCGCGGTGACATCAGTCGTGATCGATCGAAGAATGTGAAAACGTTATCGGGTGGAATATCACCCATTACGGGAATTCAGTTCAAACAGTGCGGGAAAGTTGTTCAGATGTTCGTGTGTTCGGATTCCGGAGTGCTGGTGTATAGTTTACAGCATAAGGACAAAGAGCCAAAAATTGTGCTGGATAAAACGTGCGAGCCAACGAGGTGTTGCGCTTTGCAAAAATCGTCTGTGGGATTAAATGAAACGCATTTCATGGTCGGACGGGATGAT GCCGTCTACTGTTACACTATTGATGGTCGTGGTCCGTGTTATGCTTTGGAGGGTCAGAAATCGATCATTCAGTGGTTCCGTTCGCACTTACTAACAGTATCCAAACCGAATAAAAACACAATCAGCACCCAAAA AGACTCAATCCTGACCGTCATtgatatttcaaataaattcattgtGTTCTCGTCACCCATCGATGCAACTGCAACCATTTTGGTGGAGTTCGGTACGTGTTACATTATAACAACCGGCAACGAGGTGTTCCATTTGGACGAAAAAGATCTGCAAAGCAAATTGACTTTGCTGTTCAAAAAGAATTTGTACGACATTGCCGTGCGCATAGCCAAAAGCAATCAGTACGATTCGGAAGGGTTGgccgaaattttcaaacaatacgGTGATCACTTGTACAGTAAGGGTGACTTTGCCGGTGCTGTGGAACAGTATAGCAAGACTATTGGATATTTGGAGCCGTCCTACATTATTCGGAGATTCTTGGATTCGAGGCACATTAACTTTTTGACGGATTATCTGCAG GCACTTCACAAGCAGGGACACGCCACCTCTGATCACACAACCCTACTGCTGAATTGCTTCACACGTTTAGACAGAACGGACCaa ttgaaggaatttttaagcAACGACACCAATCCCGATATTATATTCGATCTAGAAGTAGCAATCAAAGTATGCCGTACTGCATCGGCTGAACATGCCCTGTCGCTGGCGAAACGCAACCAAAAACACGATCTATCAATAAGCATACTGACCGAAGATCAAGGGGCCTTCTTCGAAGCACTGGCTTACATTTCCAATTTGAAGTTCAGCGATGCGGAAGCCAATCTGAAAAAGTACGGTTTcattttgatggaaaaatgTCCGATCGAAACGACCGAATTGTTGAAGAAACTGTGCACAAATTATCGCGAAAGAAATGCACGTAGTGACATGGATTTCTTGGATGCAAGCGCGCACATCGATCGAGCCAATTGTGAAGATTTCATTCATCTGTTTGTCAACTCGCCGGAACGATTGATTGACTTTTTGGAGCATTTGGTGAGGAATTTAACCGACTGCAGTCAATTAGTTTACAACACGCTGATCGAACACTATCTGTGCGAATGGAAAACGAACCCGAAGTTAGAGGAACGATTGATGGATATCATGAAAAATCATGTTGAATCATTCGATCGAAATCATGTTCTGATCTTGTGCAGTACGTACGACTATTGGCCGGGTATTATGCTGATCTATGAAGAGCAAAAGCT ATATCATTTGATCGTGCGCCACTACTTGAAGAATCGTGACTACAACAGTTTGCTGAACATATGCAAAAGACTGGGTCAGAATCAACCGCAATTGTGGCTGCAAGCACTGACTGGACTTCGTAAAGACAAAACAGCACCGGCTAATCTATTGCCCCAAATATTGCAAGTCATTGCACAGGAGAAACTACAGTCACCGTTGCAAGTATTGAATTGTTTGGCGGTTGAAAATGGTCCTAGTCTGTCCTCGGTGCGAGAGTACTTTTTGCAGGTATTCCAGAAGGAATACGAATCAACCAAACAG GAGGAAGAAGCAGTAGAAAAATACCGTAGCGATTCTGTTGTACTCAAGAATCACATAAAGAATCTACAAGAAACAACAATTGAATTCCGAGGAACGCTCTGTGATACTTGCCATCAACCGTTAAGTATGCCGGCACTGTATTTCCTCTGTCAACATGCATACCATCAAGA TTGCGCTCGAGGCTTTTCCGAAACAGACAAAGACAGTCCCGTATGTCACAAATGTCACACAAAGAACGATCAATTAGCTGACGCTCTGCGTGCGCAAAGCGAATCGCGTGGTCAGCATGAACTATTCCACAATCTTCTGGACCGATCCACCGAACCATTCAGTGTGGTTGCTGAGTACTTTGGTCGAGGtctttttaacgaaattgttttggtGGAGGAAGACAATGATGAG ATCAACCGAAATGTGGTCGAGATAAACCAACGCAATGCATCCCAATCTCAAATCAATCCATTCAACAGCTATGGAGCGGGAGCCGAGGCAAAACTTCGCATCGATGAAGGCAGTACAGCCAAAAATCGCCAAGATCCGGCTAGAAAGATTCCAATTCCTGAAGCACGAATGCGTCTCCAggaatcgaacaaattttccaCAAGTCTCGAGGCAAACATAACCCGTCCGCCGCATATTCGGGACAAAAGTCCAAAGGTCACACCGTTCGGCAGTCCGAGGAGACCGACAAACACCATATCGAATAGCATAGCCAATCAACGAGCAAAAAATCCGTTCGATGATGACGATGGTTATGACGACGCGAAGAATCCGTTTGCAGAAGATGATGATGGAGTCACCGATGCCGACAAAAACAATCCATTCGAGGAGTACGATAATAATCTGAATCCATTTGCTTAG
- the LOC119066892 gene encoding succinate dehydrogenase cytochrome b560 subunit, mitochondrial-like, translating to MAFNLTRSLCGRSLGRSLSHQLNGIRSPINPMVRTVSLKIVPPPEHEKLPYEEKNAFLKREMSPHLTIYKFQITSVLSITHRFTGMALSGYAAALGIGALVLPYDFAAFVTMVEGLHLSAASLAVIKFTLAYPAAFHTCNGVRHLFWDMGKFLKLKEVYSTGYLMLGVSFALAALLAAM from the exons ATGGCTTTCAATTTAACCAG atcATTGTGCGGTCGTTCCTTGGGACGCTCATTATCTCACCAACTAAATGGAATCCGATCGCCGATAAATCCAATGGTGCGAACTGTCTCGCTGAAAATTGTACCACCTCCAGAACATGAAAAGTTACCATACGAGGAGAAGAATGCCTTCTTGAAACGCGAAATGTCACCCCATCTAACTAtctataaatttcaaattaccaGCGTGTTGTCAATCACTCATAGATTCACAG GTATGGCCTTGAGTGGATATGCAGCTGCATTAGGCATTGGTGCACTCGTTTTACCCTACGATTTTGCCGCTTTTGTTACAATGGTCGAGGGTCTTCATCTCAGCGCAGCTTCATTGGCTGTAATCAAGTTTACTCTCGCATATCCAGCCGCTTTTCACACTTGCAACGGCGTTCGACATTTGTTTTGGGATATGggtaaattcttgaaattgaaGGAAGTTTATTCCACCGGCTATTTGATGTTGGGTGTGTCATTTGCGTTGGCTGCCCTATTAGCTGCAATGTAA
- the LOC119066894 gene encoding CAAX prenyl protease 1 homolog, translating to MDFTSQLKSYLSGDVILYYIIGFILLENVFELYLIMRQVNVYKTSKKVPVELKNELTMETFDKARLYGLDKSQFSIVKSILLEVILVPLELYYGVLSLMWYKSQELTAQLNLNPDSEIQTSCVLILVLTVVSLVKEMPFTIYSVFVLEEKHGFNKQTAGFFVIDQLKSLALSITLTLPIASAVIYIVQIGGQYFFVWLWLFVGIVTLLFVTIYPVFIAPLFDTYRPLDDGPLRKSIEELSAKLKFPLKQLYVVEGSKRSAHSNAYFYGLWGSKRIVLFDTLLINKGKPIEENKSEDATEGDTLLPAKDNKGCEDSEVLAVLAHELGHWKLGHVTKNIIISQVHLFLMFFAFGYLFHFDPVYRAVGFKEGEKPVLVGLILIFTYIFGAYNSLITFAMTVLSRKFEYQADEFAQKLGYSNELSKALIKLNIDNLGFPIYDWMYSSWSHSHPTLLQRMDRLKQNKKTN from the exons atggattttacttCGCAATTAAAAAGCTATCTGTCCGGAGATGTGATTCTGTACTACATAATCGGCTTcattttactcgaaaatgtttttgaacttTATCTGATAATGCGGCAA GTCAATGTTTACAAGACTTCAAAGAAGGTGCCGGTCGAGCTGAAAAATGAACTAACAATGGAAACGTTTGACAAAGCTCGCCTGTACGGACTGGACAAATCTCAATTTTCGATTGTGAAATCGATTCTGCTAGAAGTAATCCTGGTGCCATTGGAACTGTACTACGGCGTACTCTCGTTAATGTGGTACAAGAGCCAGGAACTTACCGctcaattgaatttgaatccTGACAGTGAAATTCAGACCAGCTGCGTATTGATTCTCGTACTGACCGTTGTCAGTTTGGTCAAGGAAATGCCGTTCACAATTTACAGCGTATTCGTGTTGGAAGAAAAACATGGTTTCAACAAGCAGACGGCCGGTTTCTTTGTGATCGATCAACTCAAGTCACTTGCACTCAGCATTACGTTAACTCTGCCGATAGCTAGTGCTGTTATTTACATTGTGCAGATTGGTGGACAGTATTTCTTTGTGTGGTTGTGGTTGTTCGTCGGAATCGTTACGCTGCTATTCGTAACAATTTATCCCGTTTTTATTGCACCACTTTTCGACACCTATCGACCATTGGATGATGGTCCGCTAAGAAAATCGATCGAAGAATTATCAGCTAAATTGAAGTTCCCATTGAAGCAGTTGTACGTCGTGGAAGGATCCAAGCGTTCAG CTCATTCTAACGCTTACTTTTACGGACTGTGGGGATCGAAGAGAATCGTCTTATTCGACACATTATTGATCAACAAAGGCAAGCCAATCGAAGAGAATAAATCTGAAGATGCAACAGAAGGAGATACCCTACTACCCGCTAAAGACAACAAGGGTTGCGAAGACAGCGAAGTTTTGGCTGTTTTGGCTCATGAGCTCGGACACTGGAAACTCGGCCATGTAACCAAAAATATTATCATCTCGCAGGTGCATCTGTTTCTGATGTTCTTCGCATTCGGCTACTTGTTCCACTTCGATCCGGTTTACAGGGCTGTTGGTTTCAAAGAAGGCGAAAAACCAGTTTTGGTTGGACTAATTCTGATCTTCACCTACATATTCGGTGCTTACAATTCACTGATCACATTCGCCATGACCGTATTGTCCAGGAAATTCGAGTATCAAGCCGATGAATTTGCACAGAAATTGGGCTACAGCAATGAATTGAGCAAGGCGCTGATCAAATTGAATATTGACAATTTGGGTTTCCCCATCTACGACTGGATGTACTCATCATGGTCGCACTCACATCCAACACTGTTGCAGCGAATGGACCGATTGAAGCAAAATAAGAAGACGAATTAG
- the LOC119066893 gene encoding 39S ribosomal protein L43, mitochondrial translates to MSNKSLFLKSTFPRAPIQNGLGRYVCQLQRITLKFCKSHGSSKGMRDFLENNLIDFAKNNPGVAVYVKPRRHRGPVMVAEYLNGERHWLNCHNHSNEEIIKWIDLLRGQNANSSAVRLRKMWHTEKPSIQGPWTPFTHKDPELNLVVFPDEKLSKPLDIKTTASEVLMEMFKRQKMEQQNLDEKQTEKK, encoded by the exons ATGTCTAACAAAAGTTTATTTCTAAAATCTACGTTTCCAAGAGCACCCATACAAAATGGGCTCGGACGTTACGTATGTCAGTTGCAAAGAATCACCCTTAAGTTCTGTAAAAGTCATGGATCCAGCAAAGGGATGCG GGACTTTcttgaaaacaatttgatCGACTTTGCCAAAAATAATCCCGGTGTTGCTGTTTATGTCAAGCCTAGACGTCACAGAGGACCTGTAATGGTGGCAGAATATC TGAACGGTGAACGGCATTGGTTGAATTGTCACAATCATTCGAACGAAGAAATCATCAAATGGATTGATCTGTTGCGTGGCCAAAATGCTAATTCGAGTGCCGTTCGTTTGCGGAAAATGTGGCACACCGAAAAACCGTCCATCCAGGGACCATGGACTCCGTTCACCCATAAAGATCCGGAATTAAATTTGGTGGTGTTCCCTGACGAAAAACTGTCGAAGCCATTAGACATCAAGACGACTGCATCTGAGGTGCTAATGGAAATGTTTAAGCGGCAAAAAAtggaacaacaaaatttagatGAAAAGCAAACGGAAAAGAAGTGA